Part of the Triticum urartu cultivar G1812 chromosome 2, Tu2.1, whole genome shotgun sequence genome, TCATCACACGGTAATTAAGACCAATACATGCTACACATGGTCTTTTTAATCTTTACATGCACTTAGCTCGTTGAAGGTTGGGTAATTAAAAAGAAGAGCGATGATGGCCTGTACTTTTCCAATGCATTTACACTTCACTTCATAATTTGTCCTAAAATTCTATATGTATACTTTTCACTGGACAGAGAGATGACGTAAGCCTACGAAGTTTTCCTTCCCACTAATAAAACTTTGCCCACCAGATTTTTAAGATGGGCTCGTGTCCTTCTTTTCAACACAGTACAGATGCAACCACTAATTAAAACTTTGCCTACTAATAAAACATACACATGCACACCTTACCATCAGGACTTAACCCTGATGAGCTGAGAATACCACAGTCCCTCTAATCATTCAATTACAGGTTGGTTCGCGTGGGCTTATGCCCCTGCTAATCACCAATATGACAAGTCTTTCCGTAACCCTTCTCACCTCATAGAAAATAGTAGGTATAAAAGCATCTCCAGCCGTGCCCCCAGAAAGGCTTCCCAGGCGTTTTTTTCACGCCGGCGCAGAAAAATTGGCCCAGTCGCGCCCCATCAGCCTGATTTTCGCCGCCTGGGCCGAATTtagcgccggcggacccaggccgaacccggcgcgctggggcgCTCGGGGGTGTCGGGGCGAGCGGTTTTGGCGCGAAAGagccgcgggcccgccgcgtcagcgacacCGCGCGTCTTCGTCCCCGAATGCTTCGGTTTCCCGCGGGAAATCAATGGCAAGGCTACCGTCGGTCAGCCTTatcattgattcctcacgggcggcgcgtcacggggcggcgcgccgacgcctcccctccctcgcacaCATACACTCGCGGCGGCGCCGCTATATAAGCCGGTGGCCTCCCTCGCCTCTGGCCACACCAGCCACACCAGCCCTAGCCCGCCGtctacctctcccgagcgccgccgccgagccctccctctcctccctccctctcccGATAGCCGAGCGATTCCCCGGAGATGAGGCcacggccaacggcttcggccgccgctcgCTCCACGAACAGGAGTCTTGGCTCCTGTTCCAGGTGAACATCCCGACGCCGCCGGACATGCACGTCGGGCCAACGGGGTGGAGACTCAGCAACGGGAgagtgcccattcccccgttgcccgacgccgtggcTAAATCGGGCTACTTCGCCGACGAAGTCGACGTCGTGCACGCCTCCCTCATCGACGCCCAGCTTGCCCCCCCCCCcgagtacgccgccgacaacaTAGCGGCGTGGACGGCGTACTTCCAGCGCCGGCAGCAGCAGAGGATGGCGTCCATCAACGATGCGCCGGTGGTGGGCGGACCGAAGAACAGCGAGGGACGCCACCTGTGGTGGGGTGTCCCCGGCGGACCCTCGAGGGCGTTCTGACGTACCTCGAGGGCGACAACGACCCGCCGTTGGCATACCCCCGGGAGGGCGGCCCCCACGGCCACGGCTCACCGCCGACGCGACGGGCAATGGTTGCCCAGGAGGTTCGGcgcctcctcttcttcttcctcctcccgctcTTCCTCACACTCGTCCGGCGCTCCGGCGCTACTCGGCGTCAAGGCggagcccgcggcggagacgccgctcggccaGCGCACTCGCAGCGCCGACATCGTCATCAAtgagggcggccggcgcgccccctcgtcggctcctcctcGCTTCGTCAAGCCCAAGACGGAGCCGAGCCTGAcgccggtgaagacggagccggCCTCCCCACGGTGAAGACGGAGCACGGCGGCGACGTCGAGCTCAACGACGACGTGGCCCTAGAATGGGCGCGCGCGGACTCCCTGAAGATGGCGTGGGAGCGCCAGTGCGCCGCCGGGGCCGCGACGAAGGAGGAATCGTCGTCatcgaggacgacgacgacgacgccgcgccgccgccaccagcccgTATAGGCGACGCCGGTCAGGGGTCCACCAGGGACggccgcgtcaaggaggagaagccggacgacaacgacgacggcgGCGACTACTCCGCTTTTAGCCAGTTCTTTTTTTAATTATATATATTATGTAATAAAAACCCGCTTTTTAAATATAATATATGCCGAACTTCGAACTTTGctatattttttaatttttttgaacgCGTCTGGGGACGGCCCTGGGGCCGACGGCTAGGACCAACTCAGCTCCAGGCCGATTTTTTGCGTCGGCTCATCTCCGGAGGACGATTTTAGGCGCTCTTGATAaaccaacggctggagatgctctaatacAGCTCTTGCAGCGTGGCTCTCTACAAACTCAAGATTTAAATCAGACTTCCCTCGCAGTGCTGTGACTGCGAGGCTCTGACCAGGCATGTGGGATTAATCCTGGCACCTCCGCAGCACGCTCCCAAAATACTGTATATTACTACCTCGTAAAATGCCGAATGGGATCACACCTTGGATTCCAGATCCACAAGACCACAACCAGCATCCCGCTCACGGACGCACGGTGCACTGCAAGAATTAACCCGTTGGCGGGATGGGGTCGTTGACCAGCACTGGCCCCGCGCCACCCAGAGCGCGGCCGCACGTCGTGCTTCTGGCCAGCCCCGGCGCCGGCCACCTCATTCCAATGGCCGAGCTGGCGCGGCGGCTCGTGGAGCTCCACGGCTTCGCGGCCACGATCGTCACCTTCACCAACCTCTGCGGCCCGGCAGGCCAGCTTCTCCCGCGCCTCCCCACCTCCGTCGCCACCGCCGCGCTCCCCGCCGTCCGGATGGACGACCTCCCCGCCGACGCCCACGACGGGTTCGTGCTCCTGGAGCTCGTCCGCCGCTCCGTCCCCAACATCCGCGCCCTCCTCCGCTCCATCAACGACGGCTCCAGTGCCGCCCCGCTCGCCGCGCTGGTGCCCGACTTCCTCTGCTCCGTGGCGCTGCCCGTCGCCGCCGAGCTCGGCGTCCCGGGGTACCTCTTCATCCCTAGCAACCTGGCCTTGGTCGCCCTCACGCGCCACATCCTCGAGCTCCACGAGGACGCCGCCCCGGGCGAGTACCGCGACCTCCCGGTGCCTCTCGAGCTTCTCGGCGGCGTCTCGCTGTGCCGCGAGGACCTCCCCGACGGGTGCGGCAGTTCCAGGCACCCGGGTTACGAGCAGGTTGTCGAGTTGGGCCGGAGGATCCGCGCTGCCGATGGCATACTGGTTAACACGTTCTACGAGATGGAACCTGGCACCGCGGAAGCGTTCAAGCGGCTGGCCGTGCCAGAGCAAGCTGCGGGCGCGTTCCTCTTCCCGCCGGTGTTCCCGGTGGGGCCATTCGTCCGGGGGCCAGATCCCGACGAAGCCGCCGTGGGCGCGTCGTCGCCATGCTTGGAGTGGCTCGACCGTCAGCCGGTCGGTTCTGTGGTGTACGTCGCCTTCGGGAGCGGCGGGGCACTTTCCGTGGAGCAGACGGCCGAGCTCGCGGGTGGTCTCGAGGCGAGCGGCCAAAGGTTTCTTTGGGTCGTGCGGATGCCAAGAAccgacggcggcgacgacgagGACGATCCATTGGCGTGGCTCCCCGAGGGCTTCTTGGGGAGGACGCGGGGCAGGGGCCTGGCCGTCGCGGCGTGGGCGCCTCAGGTGCGCGTGCTGTCCCACCCCGCGACCGCCGTGTTCGTGTCGCACTGCGGGTGGAACTCAACGCTGGAGAGCGTGGGGTGCGGCGTGCCCATGCTCGCGTGGCCGCTGTATGCAGAGCAGAGGATGAACGCCGTCATTCTGGAAGAGAGGCTTGGAGTGGCATTGCGAGTGGCGCCGGACGTCGGATGCTTGGTGACCCGCCATGAGATCGCCACCGTCGTGAAGGAGCTCGTGGAGGGGGATCAGAAGCTGCGGCGCCGGGCCGAGGACCTGCAGAAAGCGGCAGCACGTGCGTGGTCGCCGGAGGGGCCGTCGCGCCGTGCGCTCGAGGAGGTCGCCATCAAGTGGAAGGCGGCGCTTGGCAAAAAAAAGCAACCCATGTAGTGCACGATCCTCCAAAAATGCTCTCATCGTACTTCATTTTGCTGTTACTTCGTGACTTTGTATAATGGTCATTTGGTGTGAAGTGATCCAACGGCTACTCAGGCCCGCCTTATACGCCTGGTAATTGTCGGTCTAAAAAAAGCAATGCAGAGTGACTCCTCGCACCGACCGGCACCTCTCATATTCAGTCCAAATCTTGAACGGATATGAGGAGGCCCGACGCACTCCAGCGTCTTTGCCATGTCGGACAAGACAGGCAGACTGTACCCCAAATTGCACCAACCCTCCTACCCCCATCTAGCCAATTTCAATTATTTCtcctctctcttcttcctccttcttGCAGGCCACCCTAGCTCTGCCACCATTCTCCGTCGCCGTACTGAGCCCTCAGCACCGCAGTGCCGCCCCAATAGTCCGCCCATCCGTTCTTGCCGCCACGGACTTCATCGTCGGCCCGGATGCAATCAGGGTACATCCAACAACTCTCGGACTGCACCTTGCCCTCTATTGTGTTCGACACATCGTCTGACCAGTGTTTTTAATCGTTTCTTAGGCAAAATGATGAATTCAGATGGTTCATCAGACGAGGAGTATGGGTCGACAGAGCTTGATGAAATGATTCATAATGAGTTATTCAATTCATCGAATTCAGACGAAGAAGCCGAGATGATCATGATCATGAGCATCCAACAGGAAATGAATCAGGAGGTGAAGCACATTCTCAACTTCAAAGGCTTGATCAAAGGGAGAAGAGGTTTGAACCAGGATCGGGTCTTTGGAGCTCGGCTACCGTACAATGACTACTTTGCTCCCAACCCAATATTCACTGGTGATCCATGGTTTCCTCAACGGTTCCTTATGCGTAAACTATTGGTCTTGCGCATGGTGGAGGGAGTGGAGGCACACTATCCCTACTTCAGACTCATCAGGGATTGTTGCGGACAACTATCATTTTCTGCTAAGCAGAAATGCACAACTTCTCTGAGGATGCTTGCACTTGGTGCCGCCATTGATGCCGTTGGTGAGATAGTCTGGATGGGGATAGCACATGACTGAAGACCAATGTCAATTTTTCCCGCACCATGGTGCAGGTGTTTGGACCATAGTATCTGAGAGAACCAAATGTGTAAGATACAGAAAAGTTGTATGATATTGGAGAGGCAAAAGATTTTTCCATGTATGCTCGGTTCAATTGATTGCATGCATTGACGATGGAAAAAATGTCCAAAGGTTTGCGCGAAATATATCAAGGTCACACCAAAAAGGCCATCATCATATTTGAAGCAGTTGCATCACATGATTTGTGGATTTGGCATGCTATCTTTGAAATGCCTAGCTCTCAAAACGGCTTCAGTGTGCTTCAGCGATCTCCCATGTCCAGGAGATTTGTAATGAGGAATCGTCATTGTGTAACTACAATGTCAACGGTCGTGACTATAACATGGGGTACTATCTTGCGATGGTATCTATTCTCAGTAGGCGGCCTTGTGACCATATCCGAACACCAAGGCAACAAACAAAGCCACTTTCCAACAATGCAAGAAGCAGCTAGGAAGGTTGTGGAGAAGGCATTCGGAGTGCTCCAAACTCGTTACGGAATTGTTTGTGAAGCTGCAATGATGGGGAATCAGAGACTTGGTGGCAGCTGATGACATGTTGTGTTAACACGATATGATTGTCGTGGACGAGGGTGACGGGTAGCCCAAACCAATGATTTCGAGACGCCTGGAGAACAAGTCTGCATTCCGGAACAACACGATGCAGATCAACTTATGAATTTTCTGCAAATGCATCAGAATCTTCGAGATCATTAGGTGCATGCGCAACTATGATCTTATGGAGAATATGTGCACCTATaatgaaaagaaaaaaaagttCATTTTACTACCTGAGCAAAGTGGATGGTTCACATAACGCCCTGATCATTTTTCCTGCTCTCTTAAACCCCTGATCTACCCAATACAGTTCAAAAATGGTCTTAGGTGGGTTCATTTAGGCGGTTTGCTGGTGTGGATGAGGTCAAAGTGGTATTTGACCGTGGGGCCATGCCATCGGGTGGGGATTTTGTACGGTGCCGCTGCTGAGAAGAAACTGGAAAATGGGGTGACCCCCCGTCGCCGCCGCTGCGGACATCACCCACCAATCCGTTTGTCGTCGTGTCGCTCGGGATGCTCTGCTGCTGCATGCGCCGTAGTGTAAAGCCATACGGGCTTTAATTTCTCTCCCTGCTGCCTTCTTCGTCTCCGGCAGACGGGCAGAGGACACCCGAGCCCCTCGACCTTATCCTTGCTAGAGACCGCCTTGAGCCATCCTGAACACGTCATTCCTTTCTACTGATCCCCTAGCGCAGCTACACATCATTGAATCACTCATAGACCATTAAAATCGTTGCTGCCGACGGCGGAAGTATCCGGCGATCCTCGGTCGATTCCGAGCTATTTTGTGTGGATTTCTCCAATTGATTTGGCCAGTAGAGCGAATGACATGAGAGGAATGCGAGGGTGTCCTCGAAGCAAAGCTTTGCGAGTTGTGGCGTCGGTATCGACCTCGCGCGCCCATGAAAGGCGTGGCGCTGCTGCTGTCCCTTGCCGAACATGCTCTTGTGCGCGTGGTGCGGTGCAGCCAAGCGTGTTCTCTGCCGTAGGAGGAGCCTCCCATCACCAGTACAATGTGTTTCTCTGCTTCCACCGCCCTATGTCCCGTTCTTGCGCAAGGTTTGGCCATCGTAGCCGGAACGTGCCCCTACCGGCCGGGCCCTGGCCCTGCGGCGTGTGGCCCTGTGGAACTCCGGACGAGCCCCGCGTGGCCATGGCCAAACGAATTGGACCAGGGCGTCAATCTTCTCCATCGACGGCCATGTTGCATTTTCCTCGCTCGACACAGCTCGCCATATTCCCCGAGCGAGTGCGTGCATGCGTCTTCTTGAGCGCTAGCGTGTGCGTGCGTTGTGCTTGGGAAAGGCCGGGTGAGCTTTCGGAGCGAACGTCGAGGAGCGCGTATGTAGCCGTGGATTTTTGCCATCGATGAGTGCGCTCTCCACGGTCAACCCTAGCAGTGACCCCGAGCCGACGCCCCTAGCCGTGCTTCCAGCTACTCCACGAAGCTCCGTCCCTGTTGCAACAGGCTATACTGCCTTCGCGCGTGCAGGTCCTCCCCTACTTGCTCGCACTCGCTCCCGATCCAGAGCAGCCGTGGTCGTAGCCGGCAGGCATCAACATGCCCGTATACGAACGAACTAAGCGCTTCGAGTGCGGGCCATGGAGGCATGGAGGCCCAGTCGAGGAGCATGGTGGCCTGCAATCGCAGTCTGTCGGGGAGCTCTATCTGAGCCCAGCCTGACGAGGGAGGCCCACCCACAGGTCAAAACCATCGTTGACCATTGACACATCAGCACCCAGTGGAGGAAAACCACACAAGGACTGATTTTGGCAGGTATGGGATTCTTTAGGAGGTTAAGGGTGAACCACCAACTTTCTTCAGGTAGTAAAATGAATTTTTTTTCTAATGGAAACCAAAGAGGTGATATTTGAAACTGTGCACTTAAAATAAATTTTATGTTTGAGCTATGTATTTTCGCTGCCAACATATGTTATTTTACGTGCAACATTCACGTGTATGATGGAGATGAACGTGCATGGATTTGTATGAATTTGAGAGCTCGGATTTGAGGTGTGTGACTGCCGGGCACGACATATGACGGGCTGTCCGGCGCCGTCAAGAGGCCTACCTCAGCGTGTCTGCagatatataggaggaggaaTTTGCCAagtccggctgtagatgctcttacaTCTCGACATGTGTGAATCTGTGTCATAGAGGGCTATCAACCTTTTCATCTTTATTCTTATAAAACTAGGGTAAAAAACTGATGTCAGTTCTTTTTGCCTTTTTTGGGTGAACATCTTCTGGACCGTTGGATGAGGCGCACAAATCTTGAAGGGGGTGAGGAGGCCGCATCAGATTCAAGGATCATTCGTTGGGAAATGGTTGACGCGGATGAATCCTCACCAGGACACCACTCTCTTCCTTCTATCATCTCCGCCCCCACTCCATCGACGATACACACCACTCACACCACATACAAGTGCGCCATCGCCATCGCCactaagttcatggagaaacgaagtaatgcaataagaacgatgacatgatgtagacaagatctatttatgtagaaatagaccccatcttgttatccctAATGGTAATGATACATTCATGTCGGTttcccttctgtcactaggatcaagcaccgtaagatcgaacccatcacaaagcacctcttcccattgcaagataaatatttcaagttggccaaacaaaaccaaaatatcggagaataaatatgaggctataagcaatcatgcatataagagatcaaagaagactcaaataactttcatggataaaaagatagatctgatcataaactcaaagtttatcggatcccaacaaacacaccgcaaaaagagttacatcatatggatctccaagagaccattgtattgagaatcaagagagagagagagagagagagagaggaagccatctagctactaactacggacccgaaggtctacaaagatctactcacacatcatcggagaggcaccaatgtacatgatgaacccctccatgatggtgtctagattgaatctggtggttctgaaacttgcggcggctggaattgattttcgtcgactcccctagggtttctaaaatATTGCGATATTTATAAAGCAAAGGGGCGGTCCGAGAGGCCACCGAGGTGTGCACAACCCACCAGCGCGCGACTGGGCCTCCAGACGCACCCTCGTGTCTTGTGCTCACCTCGGGCTCCATCTTCGGTACTTTTTTGGCtcactggatgtcttctggtcagAAAAAATtgacaaaaagtttcgctgcgtttggactccgtttgatattgatttcctgcaatgTACAAAATatgcagaaaacagcaactgacacttggcactatgttaataggttagtaccaaaaaatgatataaaatgactataaaatgattgtaaaacattcaagattgataatataacagcatggaacaataaaaaattacagatacgttagagacgtatcaatcCCCATCAAGTAgctacgttagagacgtatcaatcCCCATCAAGTAGCGGCTCCCCTTGGGCCTCCTCCCCACAGATCGATGACGACATGCGTAGGGTTTGAGGGCATAGGGGTGGAATCAGGCGTCATGCCTACTAGCTCCACCTGGCAGGAGATGGACGGACTGCAGCTTTGTTGGAGCCACGCGTGCGGAGCTCTGGCGGTACCTCGCGCCTCAGAGATGGAGGACGCAGTGAAGAGAGCGAGGAGGAGGGGAATGGAGACGATGAGCGAGTGCAGCGAGTGGGTTGAGGAAGTGCGCGAGTGGGTGCATTCGCCGTGTTCCTCACCCCAGCGAACGAGATCATGTTGCCGACGTGGCAGATAGAGTTGCACCATGATTCATGCGGCCCATCCAACCAGAAAGTAGTTTTGCGCGGTAATGGTATGTAGTGTTTCATTTGCTACCACATCTCTTGTTTTGTCGTTTTGCGCGTTAACGGTATGTAGTGTTTCATTTGCTATCACACATCTTGTTTTGTGATTCGTGCTAGCTATGACCCATCCAACGTGAGTTAGGGTGTTACGGGGAACATAAAAAATCTGACGTTTCTAGATAAGATTTGCGTCAAATTTAAAATTTAGAAAAATGTATGTATCTTATGAAAACGATTTTTTTTTATGTGTGTGTgggtggggagggagagggagggggtaATCGAATGGAGTAGATTTAACACAAATGACAATATAGGTATGGATGGTCAGCAGTGGCACAATGCTACATCTACAAAGGTTTTACATACAAACTGATGCGAAAAATTGTGATTGGTAATAGGTGGACGAGGGGGCCCACTCCCACTTAAAATCAGGGGAGAAAAAGAATTACTAGTTTGGAAGGTTAAATAAATCTTTGTAGGTTTAGCATCATTGATGGCACAAAACGCATACATAATTGCACACTAGTGCACTGATGCCCAAGTGCATGTCGGCATTGGTATCACGAGTAACACACATTCGTATCACGCGTAACACGCGGTGTGCTCCTTCCTATATGTACACGGCATGCAGGTCGCACAATCATAGCCGGCGGATGGCGTCGTTGAGCAGCATGGGCTCCGCCTCCGCGGCCGCAGCGCCACCTGCAGAGCGGCTGGCGGCGCGCCCGCACGTCATACTTCTGGCTAGCCCCGGCGCCGGCCACCTCATCCCCCTGGCCGAGCTGGCGCGGCGGCTCGTCGAGCTCCATGGCTTCGCGGCCACGATTGTCACGTTCACCAACTTCTCCGCCCCAGAACTACTTGCTTGCCTCCCCGCCTCCGTCGCCACCGTCGCGCTCCCCGCCGTCCAGATGGACGACCTCCCCAAGAACGGCGGCGTGCTCGTGGAGCTCACCCGCCGGTCCCTCCCCAATATCCGCGCCCTCGTCCGCTCCATCAGCAACTCCACCAGTACAGCCCCGCTCGCGGCGCTGGTGGCGGACTTCATGTGCTCCACCGCGCTGCCCATCGCCGCCGAGCTCGGCGTCCCGGGATACCTCTTCGTCCCTAGCAACCTGGCTCATGTCGCCCTCACGCGCTACGTCATTGAGATCAACGAAGGCGTCGCTCCCGGCGAATACCGCGATCTTGCGGTGCCTCTCGAGCTTCCCGGCGGCGTCTCGCTACGCCACGCGGACCTCCCGGACGGGTACCGTTCCAAGCACGAGGGTTATGTGCAAACTGTGGAGTGGAGCCGGTGCCACTGCCTCG contains:
- the LOC125541113 gene encoding hydroquinone glucosyltransferase-like; translation: MGSLTSTGPAPPRARPHVVLLASPGAGHLIPMAELARRLVELHGFAATIVTFTNLCGPAGQLLPRLPTSVATAALPAVRMDDLPADAHDGFVLLELVRRSVPNIRALLRSINDGSSAAPLAALVPDFLCSVALPVAAELGVPGYLFIPSNLALVALTRHILELHEDAAPGEYRDLPVPLELLGGVSLCREDLPDGCGSSRHPGYEQVVELGRRIRAADGILVNTFYEMEPGTAEAFKRLAVPEQAAGAFLFPPVFPVGPFVRGPDPDEAAVGASSPCLEWLDRQPVGSVVYVAFGSGGALSVEQTAELAGGLEASGQRFLWVVRMPRTDGGDDEDDPLAWLPEGFLGRTRGRGLAVAAWAPQVRVLSHPATAVFVSHCGWNSTLESVGCGVPMLAWPLYAEQRMNAVILEERLGVALRVAPDVGCLVTRHEIATVVKELVEGDQKLRRRAEDLQKAAARAWSPEGPSRRALEEVAIKWKAALGKKKQPM